The stretch of DNA GATATCGGCATTTAACCTGAACCACAGGTTTGTGCTGCTCATAAAATTATATTCGATGCTGAACTGGCTTGGATATACCGGATCACGAACAAGATAAACATCAGTGGGGACGCCACTCACCAGTTCACCCCAGTTGTTGAAGTCACCGACCATTCCAATTTCACCACATGCTTCGGTATTTGCAACAAAGTTATAGGCGTACGTGGAACTGTTAAAGGTAACATCATAAGTGCCAGCCACTAATGGAATATTCGATCCATTGGGTGTACCGGTCCCGGATGGGAAGGTGTTATTGCCCCAGTTATCCGACCAGTTGGCGTCTTCACGGAATTTTACTTCGGAATCGGCATACCAGCAGCGTGTAAGCTTCCATAAATTCGGATCGGAAGCATCCCTGTTCATAGGAACATCTCCATTCCAATTGTTGAAGGCTCCAATCATACTGATAGGGCCTGATGTGGAAACGAAGTTGTATTCACCTGTTGCGCAATTAAATGTCACAAAATAATCACAGGTAATGCCGGTAATGTTAAGCGGAACCGGAATATTTGCACCATTTATCACACCTGTACCTGTCGGGAAGTCAGCAGAACCCCAATTCACTGTCCAGTCTGCATTTTGACGGAATTTTACACCAACAATACCATCAGCATTTTCTGTGTCACTTGAAGCATCGAGAACGAGCAATGCAGTGAATGAATCCGGATTTGTTGCATTCCTGGTCATCCACACATCCCCTGCCCATCCGTTGAATTCACCGATTATACCGATCTCACCGCAAGTTGACTGGAAATTGTATTCACCGGTAGTGCAATTAAAAGTAATATAATATGAGCCAACAGGAACCGGAATATTGGCTCCGTTCTGTACGCCTGTACCTGTCGGGAAGTCGGCAGAACCCCAATTCACTACCCAGTCTGCATTTTGACGGAATTTTAAGTCAATTATTCCATCAGGTGGGGTGCTTGTATCGTCATCAGTAGTAAGGATAATTGTCGTTGTCCATTGATCAGGAAATTCCGTGTTACGGGTCATGGCATGATCGCCTGCCCACGCGTTGAATTCACCGATTAGGCTAATATCACCACATGTTGCCTCGAAATTATACAGACCCGTAGTACAGTTAAATGTGACCACATAACTTCCAACCGGAACCGGTATATTAGCCCCGTTCAGCACACCTGTGCCTGTCGGGAAGTCAACAGCACCCCAATTGACTGCCCAGGCTGCATCTTGACGAAATTTCATGTCAACGAAGCCACTTGTATCGGTGTCGTCGGAAGCGGTAAGGATGAGAATAGTCGAAAACTGATCTGGAATTTCCGGATTACGGGTCATGAAATGGTCACCCGCCCATCCGTTAAATTCGCCGATCAGACTGATCAGACCACATTGACTTATTGCTTCAATTGTAAAAAAAGAAGCAAAAATCATGATAAATAGTAATCTCTTTTTCATGATTGTAAAATTTAGTTATTAATAGTTTTATAAGGTTCTTGTAAATTTTTTATCAAAAATATTTAATTTTGAGAAAAAATCAAAATATTTATTAATTTCATTGTGCATAAAATTATTAATTTTTTTAATTAAAATTTATTTTTATGACTAATTATTTACGAATTTTTTTCAAGGCAGGTTTCATCCTTCTGTTTATGGTCACGGGGATTATCCATGCGTATCCCCAGGAACGGGTAATAACCGGAACCGTAACTGACGCTGAAACTGGTGAAACGCTGATTGGCGCTACCATTACACTGGCTTACAACCGAAGCTGGGGTACTGTTACAGATTTAGATGGGAAATACCGACTCGCCGTGCCTGACACTGTGAAGGCATTGAGTTATTCTTTTGTCGGTTACACAACACAAATTGTTCAGATCACAGCCAATGTGATTGATGTTCAACTGCAGCCAGGGCAGCTGTTGACCGAAGTAGTTGTTGTAGGATATGGTACTCAGAAAACCAGGGAAGTCACCAGTGCCGTAACAAGTGTCAAATCGGAGGATTTTAACCGTGGTAATATTACTAATCCGGTGCAGCTGATACAGGGAAAGGTAGCCGGATTAGCCATTACACGACCCGGCGGTGACCCAAATGCCGATTTCAATATACGGTTGCGGGGGCTTTCCACTTTTGGCTCCAACACACAACCTTTGGTAATTATTGATGGTGTTCAGGGTGCCTCCCTCAAATCAGTCGATCCCCAGGATATCGCTTCAATGGATGTGCTGAAGGATGCATCGGCAGCGGCCATCTATGGAACACGAGCCGCATCGGGCGTCATCCTGATAACCACTAAAAAGGGCGAGTATGTGCCAGGCGAAAAAGGTATCTCTGTCGATTTCAACACATCGCTTACATCGGAGATGATTGCCCGGCATCTCGACGTTCTGTCCCGTGACGAATACCTCTCATTTAACGGTACGACGGATTTTGGAAATAATACTGACTGGATGGATCAAATTACACGAAACGGATTCTCCCAGGTATACAACTTATCCATGACAGGAGCTAGTGAATCATCCAGCTACAGGGTATCGTTCAATTACAGAACCGGAAATGGCGTAGTACTCAAAACCGGTTTTGATCAGTTTAATGGCCGTTTGAATTTTTCACAAAAAGCACTGAACAATAAATTGACATTTAATCTGAATCTGGCTGCTACCATGAGAGACGAGACATACGGCGATCTTAGTGCCCTCACCTATGCTGCCAGATATAATCCCACAGCACCCGCACATGCTGATGATGATTTTTCAAAGAAATGGGGTGGCTACTTCCAGCGGGAAGCCTTTTATTTTTATAATCCCCTGGCTATCCTGGAACAAAATACATCCGATGGCAAAAAAAATGAGATCATCGGAAGTATTAAAGCTGATTATAATCCTGTTAAAAGCCTTGTATTCAGTGTGTTTTATTCCCAGTCCAGAGGATATGACCTGTATGGGCAATACTGGAGCAAAAACAGCTACTGGACACCCTACGCTATTGGCAGCCACCTGGGATATGCCAGAAAAGAGACTCAGGACAGATTTCACCAGCTTTTTGAGGTAACAGGGAATTTTGATAAGGACTTTAAAAAGTTTAATGTAAAACTGCTGGGAGGTTATTCGTATCAGGATAAAATTGATGATAAATTCTGGGTATTTGCAAAAGGATTTCTGACTGATGGATTTTCATATAACAGCTTGGGGTCTGCATCCGGTACGCTCAGTAACTTCGAGGCCATGTATAGCTATAAAAGTGGTAGTACCCTCATCGGATTTTTCGCAAGAGGCTCGGCCAACTGGGACGATGCACTTTTCATGACAGCTAACTTCAGACGCGACGGTTCATCCATGTTCGGTGAAAATAAGAAGTGGGGTAATTTCATGGGGCTGAGCCTTGGCGTCGATATCATTAAATTTATTGAGATCCCGTATGTGAATAGGTTGAAGTTACGCGGAGGATATGGCGAAACTGGTAACCTTCCAGCTTATCCTTATCTGTCTCAGCTTCTCTTTAATTCGAAACAGCAAAAATTCTTTTACAACGGACAATATATTCAGGCTTATGCACCAGTTTTAAATGAAAATACCGATCTGAAATGGGAGGTCAAAAAGGAATTTGGAGTCGGCCTGGATTTTTATCTTTTTGATTACAGGGTGAATGGTACACTCGATTATTACAGGAGTACAAGCACTGACCTGATTCTGTTATCGAGAGTGGCCTCGCCACCAAAGCTTACCGATTTAATGTGGTTGAACCTGGGTGAACTGGAGAATTCAGGTATTGAATTGGCCATTAATATCGATGCTGTCAAAACTGACAAGTTTAAGTGGTCGACGGAATTCAATTTTACTAAGTACTTCCAAACCACCTTAAAGAAAATAACGAGTAGTTTGTCTACCAGCGAAAGTACTATCCCTAAGGGATATCTGGGAGCTCCCTTTTTGACTGGTGTGTATACCATACAGGTTACTGAGGGTGAGCCTATCGGTCAGATAATCGCTCCTGTATTCCTTGGTATAGATAGTACAGGCCATCTGATGTATGAAGATATTGATGGCGATGGTAAGTTTAATGCTCAAACGGATTTTAAAATAGTGGGTAACGGTTTACCTGATTTTCAGCTCGGATGGGGAAACACATTATCATACCATAACTTCAATCTGAACTTCTTCTTCCGTGGTGTTTTCGGTCATTCTTTGGTGAATGTAAACAATGCCAGATATGGCGTGCCGGTGGTAATACAAGTGCAAAGCGGTATGAAACAAGCACTTGATTATAAAGATGCTTCCGACGGTCCGGTATATTCAAATGTACATGTGGAAAAGGCATCCTACCTGAAACTGGATAATTTTGCCTTTGGATATAACTTCGACTTTCCCAACAGTAAAGCCATATCTGGTTTAAAGGTCTATCTGTCAGGTCAGAACCTGTTTACCATTACCGGGTATTCCGGAGTAGAACCGGAAGTAAGATATGTGGATACTTACGATAATGATAATCCTTTGGCTCCTGGTATTGACAGGGAGAACACATACTTCAGCACACGTTCACTTACTTTTGGAGTTGACATTTTGTTTTAATTATAAAAAGATATAATCATGAAAAGGATTTCGCTTATAATAAAAGTATTACTCATTTCGGTTTTTATCGGAACATTTAACCAATCTTGCACCAAGCTCGACGAAAAGGTCTATTCTGATCTTACAGGAGATCTGTTTTTTCAGGATCAGAATAATCTCATCTATGCTTTTGGTCTCGCTTATACCAACCTGTATGACTTGGTTGGCCACAAATATGGCATGGTTGGCATCGACTGCGGGACGGATTTATTGGTTGTACCTCAGCGGGGAGGCGACTGGTTTGACGGAGGCGAATGGCACCGGTGGCACAGGCATACCTGGACGTCGACTGAAGCTTATGTCCAAAGATGGTGGAATTCATTATATTATGGCATCACTACCTGTAACCGGTTACTACTGCAATTTTCCATTGTTGAGGGAGTTGATACGGAACCGGCCATTGCAGAATTACGCGCTTTACGAGCTTTATATTATTATTGGCTGTTGGATCTTTATGGTAATGTCCCGATTGTAAACCGGTTTGACGTTCCTACCGATTATAAACCTGCGACCAATTCACGCCAGGAAGTTTACAACTTTGTGGAATCGGAATTGCTGGATGTGAAGGATAAATTATCAAAAGAGACCGGTTTGATGACATATGGACGTATAAATTTTTACACTGCGCAGTGCATTCTTGCTAAACTGTATTTAAATGCCGAAGTATATACAGGCACTCCCCAATGGGAAAAAGCACTGGCAGCCTGCGATACGATTATCCTGTCGGGTA from Bacteroidota bacterium encodes:
- a CDS encoding SusC/RagA family TonB-linked outer membrane protein, which gives rise to MTNYLRIFFKAGFILLFMVTGIIHAYPQERVITGTVTDAETGETLIGATITLAYNRSWGTVTDLDGKYRLAVPDTVKALSYSFVGYTTQIVQITANVIDVQLQPGQLLTEVVVVGYGTQKTREVTSAVTSVKSEDFNRGNITNPVQLIQGKVAGLAITRPGGDPNADFNIRLRGLSTFGSNTQPLVIIDGVQGASLKSVDPQDIASMDVLKDASAAAIYGTRAASGVILITTKKGEYVPGEKGISVDFNTSLTSEMIARHLDVLSRDEYLSFNGTTDFGNNTDWMDQITRNGFSQVYNLSMTGASESSSYRVSFNYRTGNGVVLKTGFDQFNGRLNFSQKALNNKLTFNLNLAATMRDETYGDLSALTYAARYNPTAPAHADDDFSKKWGGYFQREAFYFYNPLAILEQNTSDGKKNEIIGSIKADYNPVKSLVFSVFYSQSRGYDLYGQYWSKNSYWTPYAIGSHLGYARKETQDRFHQLFEVTGNFDKDFKKFNVKLLGGYSYQDKIDDKFWVFAKGFLTDGFSYNSLGSASGTLSNFEAMYSYKSGSTLIGFFARGSANWDDALFMTANFRRDGSSMFGENKKWGNFMGLSLGVDIIKFIEIPYVNRLKLRGGYGETGNLPAYPYLSQLLFNSKQQKFFYNGQYIQAYAPVLNENTDLKWEVKKEFGVGLDFYLFDYRVNGTLDYYRSTSTDLILLSRVASPPKLTDLMWLNLGELENSGIELAINIDAVKTDKFKWSTEFNFTKYFQTTLKKITSSLSTSESTIPKGYLGAPFLTGVYTIQVTEGEPIGQIIAPVFLGIDSTGHLMYEDIDGDGKFNAQTDFKIVGNGLPDFQLGWGNTLSYHNFNLNFFFRGVFGHSLVNVNNARYGVPVVIQVQSGMKQALDYKDASDGPVYSNVHVEKASYLKLDNFAFGYNFDFPNSKAISGLKVYLSGQNLFTITGYSGVEPEVRYVDTYDNDNPLAPGIDRENTYFSTRSLTFGVDILF